From Daucus carota subsp. sativus chromosome 6, DH1 v3.0, whole genome shotgun sequence, the proteins below share one genomic window:
- the LOC108225152 gene encoding transcription factor BC1, with protein sequence MAAFSYNNPALVDSTSFLFPNTPLLLPSYDNNNNDNIINNNGRICGFLGDINNSFPCFSQPFYPAAQGPLQEVSSLNVSSTTKVSSLSNSSSMVTDQNQNNMIPDSSLEPHKKRKSSSKFNSAQSKDTSEVIEKGKKQRRSRGGAEKKDEEINKNNNVEKGKEEKEGAPSGYIHVRARRGQATDSHSLAERVRREKISERMKMLQALVPGCDKVTGKALMLDEIINYVQSLQNQVEFLSMKLASMNPMFYDFGSDMETIMIKPESVSFEAQQADCSPPQFTTNTFTPANNYPLLDSSGSLLLQHGQMPEIPHQGNGQLSWDSNEHRQKIMSQSGFPNNLCSFH encoded by the exons ATGGCAGCTTTTTCATATAACAACCCTGCCCTTGTTGACTCCACCTCATTCCTCTTCCCAAACACTCCTTTGCTTCTCCCAAGCTATGATAACAACAATAATGATAATATTATCAATAATAATGGTAGGATTTGTGGTTTCTTGGGAGATATAAACAACTCTTTTCCTTGCTTTTCTCAACCATTCTATCCTGCTGCTCAGGGTCCTCTTCAAGAGGTGTCATCTTTGAATGTTAGCAGCACTACTAAAGTTTCTTCTCTCAGCAACTCTTCATCTATGGTGACTGATCAAAATCAGAACAACATGATTCCTGATAGTTCTCTGGAGCCTCACAAGAAGAGAAAGTCCAGTTCTAAGTTCAATTCCGCTCAGTCCAAG GACACGAGTGAAGTAATAGAAAAAGGAAAGAAACAGAGGAGAAGCAGAGGGGGAGCTGAAAAGAAAGATGAAGAGATCAATAAGAATAATAACGTGGAAAAAggtaaagaagaaaaagaaggagCTCCAAGTGGTTACATTCATGTTAGAGCAAGGAGGGGCCAAGCTACAGATAGCCACAGCCTTGCTGAAAGG GTAAGAAGAGAAAAGATCAGTGAGAGGATGAAGATGTTGCAAGCTCTTGTGCCTGGTTGTGACAAG GTAACAGGCAAAGCCCTTATGTTGGATGAAATTATCAACTATGTCCAGTCCCTACAGAATCAAGTGGAG TTCCTTTCGATGAAGCTAGCTTCCATGAATCCCATGTTCTATGACTTTGGATCAGACATGGAGACAATTATGATCAAACCCGAG AGTGTTAGCTTTGAAGCACAACAGGCAGATTGCAGCCCACCTCAGTTCACAACAAACACCTTCACCCCAGCTAATAACTATCCTCTTCTAGACTCTTCGGGTTCACTTCTACTTCAACATGGCCAAATGCCAGAAATCCCCCATCAg GGTAATGGACAGCTATCATGGGACTCCAATGAACATAGACAAAAAATTATGAGTCAATCAGGGTTCCCCAACAACTTGTGTTCTTTTCATTAA